AAGCCGGATGGTGAAGCTGGTCTGCACGTGTTTCATGCTCGGCCTGTGCCGAGGAATATTCTTGAAGAAGTGGTGGTGAGACGTCAAAAGGAgtttttgacgacgtctcgcaTTCGTTCTCTTATTAGGGTGTGccggagaaaaaggaaatgaaattgaCAGCTCCTAAAACGCCAAATATCAAAAAAGTCGCGCCGAAAATCCAGATATCTTCGACTCACGAGGACACAGAGGTTCGTTGCCGgttggagaaaaagaagtgcattttttgatttttcgcttCTAGGATTTAGTGCCTGTAAAGCCACTTCCTTTACCTGAGCCTCTGCCTGCCTTCAAGCCCACGCTGAAACATCAGCACACGAAGCCCGAACCTTTTTCGTTCGACGGCAAGTATAAGGATCCTTTGGAAGTGAAGGCAGAGCTTGCAGAATACGAAGCCGAAAGATTGAAGAAGGTGAAACCTAGCAagataaatatatatacaatATATGTATATGCTATTTTTGTGAGTAGTTACGTGAGTTCCAAGCAAAACCATTGCCGACTTCTGAACCGTTCAAGCCTTTTCTAAAGCACGAAGTCACGGCTAGCATCGAACCGTTTCGTCTTGAAACAGAAAGCCGAGGCAAAGAGGCCGCGCATAAATTCatggaaaaggcaaaaaaatgagaatCCACCGCTTCCCTAGTAACGCAATTATTATTTTGACTCACAGATGAAAAGCGAGATGGCGACGATAAGAGCACAGAGATGCTTCAAGGCCAATccgtgtgacgtcattcacaATAAACCGTTTGAACCGCAACTTGTCAAAGCGCCTCTTCCCGTGGATCCTTTTGTGCTCAACACCGAATTGAGGTCCCATCAGAGGCAGAAGTttgaggagaaaaagaagcaggatgaggaggagagacgacgcttggaagaggaaagagCCGCAATCAGAGataaagaggagaaggaaaatttgaagaaatatAGAGAGGCGCTGGTTCATCGAGCCAAACCCGTTCCAAAGGGAAAGGCTTTTCTTCCAGATGAAAGCAAGGCCGCGCTCACTGAGCCAATGTCACCCAATTTGACGAGGACTGTTAATAAAATTTGAAGAGGGGACCAGAGGCCATGTGTTGCAACTTTGAGTTATTGTTCAGTGTTCActttaaaataaaaatatgcATGGGAAAGACATACTGCTTACCTTCAAAATGAAGTTCATCACTAGGCCATTCCGActtatcttttcttttacttcGGTGAAAAAGTCGCCAGATTTGGggagcaaaagaaaattaaaacaaaagttaattaatttcacaGTATTTTTATTGTACACTGAAATTAGTTGAAAGTACATACTGGAAATACTTACTGTATTAGGAACCTTCTTCATGTGAACTCCTTGGATAAAGGTCAAGGAACTTCAGCTCGACGCCACGGGGTTGGAGAAGATGGTCTCCCCACTTCAACTGGCGAGAATGCTTGTACAGCGTCCTTGAACGACACAATAGCACAAATGAACTCTACTTCAAAAGACGTCCGTTACCTTCCCTTTGACTTCGGTACAACCGTTTGTACAAGATGACCTTGCTGGGTACAAAGCTTACAGACGACATGACCTGAGCGTCTTTTCTCCGGTCCAATAACGCGATGAAGTGAATAATCTGCAAAGAATTCGTCGCAGAGTAAATTGGGAGTCTATTGCAATATCACTTGAATTCTCTGGcctttcgtctccttttttaAATACTACGTAGGAAAACTTTTCTAATTTGTACCCATAGGATTTGTAATAATCAGAATCCGTCTATTCAAAGTCAAGCTCCGTGAGACAATCTTATGCCCCAAAGTTGGTCCTACCTCGACTAAAGATAGTTCAGCTCTTTGTCCAAAATGGCAAGGTAATTTTGTCACTAGTGTCGTGTGAGGACACACGAGATCGTGCGTACACTGTAAAAAGACGTGTAagtttttaaaaataaagaagattctttttcttacggGAGCATATACGAATCCGACGTTTGACGAATCTTGGCTTCTAATTTTCTACGTTGAACTTTGCACGAGCGACAATTTGTACACGCGCGACGCGCTACCTTTAGTATTGTTTCTCTAGCAAGCAAAATATTTCTAGAACCTTCCAGATTTCCTCTTTCCAATAAAACGAGAAATTTCCCTGTCTGCTTCCACAGTTCTCTTATCACAGCTCGTTTCTGGCGAAGATCAGCTAAATCTCCTAACGTGTACAAGGCAATTACGATATCATAAGAATTCTACACATAAGAgtagaaataataaaattaattaacaacgAATTTGATTTCTAACCTCAAacgtcgaagaaagaagtcgcCTAAATCTCATTCCACTTATATAATGATCCGGAACCAACTGGTCAGTCTTGTCTTCCCCGCCTGAGAAATTTGCGAAGTGACTAACGCAAGGTGGAAATCCCAATGTCAAACACCGTTTAGGAGGTAAGATGCAAGACCATTCATTTCTTCTGAATCATCAATGCACACGTACTCCTTAATCGTATCTCCAAACAAATCGTGAGCAGCCCTAAGTATTAGAAGTAGAAGTCAGTACACCATCACGCAAAAATGCAAGGTCGCCTCATTTTGCCTGTACGTGCTTGAAAGACTTCAAGGTCAATGCATGTATGCTTACTTTAGACTAAGTCAAACAGAGAGCAGTCTGGTACTCTAAAACAAACATCCTCTGCCATATAGCCTTTGACTGTCTGTGTACATGCTGCTTGTATGTAAATGAATATGGGAAGAATGAATGACCTTGCACTTTTGCACAGTGGTTTTCGCATTTCTTACCACACAGAAGTACCAATACCCGACCCGAAGTCTAATAGGCTCTTAGGTTGAAAATTTCCTTCTCTGGCATTGATCTAAAGAGTGTGCTAGATCAGTTCCTGTTGTGGGCCCCCAACGATGGAGTCAACCTCGTGCAACACTCTTCTGATGGCTGCATAAGAAGAAGGAAGCCAAGTAGCTGCATACAAAACGCCTTCGTATTTCCTGTATCTAAGTGAGCCCATAGACATGAAATATTTCGAATGCTTCGCAGCCTAATTACGTAAGAGGACCACCGGATTGGCCTACATTTTCCCATTCGCCGCTGAGACCGTTCACCGTAAGAGTTCGACGATTCGCCAGGTATCTGTTAAAAGCCACGCCGTCGCGCTGAAGCGACTGGCGCGGATATTCTGCATAAAAGGGTGACCTCGATCGCCGGCATTTGGGACAAAACAAAACTCACGTCGGAATAGCTTTTCCAAAGCCGTGCGTAGCGCTGCCGGAATTCGCTGTGTTTTGAGCGAGTAAGACTCCGGATATTCTTCTGCAGATCGAGAGAATGTAACAAAGGGTCGGGCCCGGATTCTAGTAGGCCCGCGTAAAGTGCATTTCCTTCTTCCGAGAATGAATCGCCTGACTCGGACGAGCATTCTGATTTAGATAAAGAGCGTTGCTGCTGTTGGAAATTTTTGTTGTGAGCCAATTCTGATTCTCACGTGTTTTAGCGTGCGTGGCTTCATATTTTGCCTATTTTAGCTCTTTGTTCGTCGTACAGTACTACTATCTTGTCTGAAGCGTTGagctctctttctcgcttttaTGGAAGTGCGCAGTGTTACATGTTCAGCTCCAGTCaacatcgccgtcgtcaaatACTGTAGATAGAGAACTTGCCCAGCTGAACGTTGGCTAATCACAGTGTCTGTCTACAGGGGGAAAGAGAGATGAGGAGCTCATCTTGCCGGTGAATTCCTCCCTTAGTGTAACGCTCAGTCAGGAACATGTGAGTGCGTTGCTTTAGATACCATATAACAATTTCGCTGTTTCCAGCTAAAGGCGACTACTAGTATTGCTGTAAGCGAATCATTTGAACGAAATCGCATCTGGCTGAATGGACGGTCTGTAACTTCGTCCTTGTGTCCATGATGCAATGATATCATTTTATTAGAGAGGAGTCGATAGAGAATCCTCGTTTGCAGAAGTGCCTCAAACTATGTATGAACGAAATGTTTATAATTGGATGCTGCAGCGATTTGTTTTAGTTGAGGAAATAGCACCAATACCTGGACACGTCCATATCTGCTCCGAAAATAATTTTCCCACAGCAGCTGGGCTTGCATCATCTGCGGCGGGCTACGCCTGTTTAGGTGGCACGAAGCATTTTCGTCTTAGCTGACTAATTTAGTTCAATTAGTGTATGCATTTGCCGCGCTCTATGAAAAGAAACATGAGCTGCACGAAAGAGGAGACTTGTCACGAATAGCCAGGTGATTGTTGATTTATGCAGAAGAAGGCCTTGTGGAATGTTTTTGTTAACTAGACAAGGATCTGGAAGTGCGTGCCGAAGCATGTTCGGTGGCTTTGTCAAATGGGAAATGGGCTCCGAGCCAAGTGGTAGTGACAGCATAGCAATCCaggtaagagagaaaacacaACAGAATGGTCAGTCGATTTGAATGCAGGTTGCACCCGAAACCCACTGGCCAGATATGCGAATTCTAATACTGGTTGTAAGTGATCAGAAAAAGAGTACAAGCAGCACGTCGGGAATGCAGCGCACAGTCGAAACAAGCAAGCTTTTGGAGGTTATACAACTGCATTGCCTAGAGATTGTACCTGTTCTATTATTAATTGCCATTAGTATCGAGCGACTTCAGTGGTACCGGAACGTATGCGTCAGATGGAAGAGGCTATACAGAGTAAGAACTACGTCGAGTTTGCTGAGCTCACCATGAAGGACAGCAATCAATTTCACGCCGTTTGTTTGGACACGTATCCCCCCATCACGTACCTGAATGATACGTCAAAGAAAGTCATTCAGTTCATCACTCGTTACAACCAGTACAAAGGAGTGACAACGGTAAGAGAGCGAGCCCGTCTTTGCACCTTATGGTTTACTTTCTGCAGGCTGCCTACACGTTTGACGCCGGGCCGAATGCAGTGTTGTACTTGGAGAACAAAAGCGTACACGAAATTTTGAGCCTACTGAAATACTACTTCTGGCCTTTGCTTGAAAACGGCAATAACAGGTGAAAAATCACTGAATCACGTGAATCGCTTTCAAAGATTCTGTGAACAGTTTCGTGAAAGGAATTCCTGTGGAGTGTGAAAACCCTTCAAAGGTTGGTCGCTGTTCGTTGTGATGACTGACTCTGTATAATCTGCTTATGTGTAAAGGAATTGTTGAGTGCTATTGGCATGGATCGGTCTCCTGGCGAAATTCAATATATTATTCACACAAAGCCAGGACCAGGACCCCAGCTTCTTGATCAAAGTCAATCATTACTTACTCCTGAAGGATATCCGAGATTCAGTCAGGCAGTTGACTAAGAAGTAAACAGTAGACATTACAATAAACAAACGCACGGCAAGTAGTAGTGCCCACCTATTCTCAACAAGCTTTTTCTGTGGCCAATAGACTTTAAATTGAAACTTTGACTTAGGAAAAGCACcctgaaacaaaaaaatgaaaaaacgctACGCATTTTGAAGTTCATTTGCAAGTTACCGGATTAATCACTCGGCAATCACTGGCTTCCTCTTGAAACGGGTCATAGGCATCAGCAAGAACTATCTATTATGCTTTTAAAGgacaaagcaaaaggcaTGGGGAGAAAAGAACGCACCAAATCAGGAAGGGGATACACGCGGAGAGCGTTGTCATAGCTCCAATAGATCGGTCTCACATGTAGAGGGAGGGGGCAGAGATGAGCTTGCGTTGTAATCGTTTTGACTAACTAGAAAGGGAGATCGATACGACGTTGTGCCATCTCTCGATATATATTCACGTGGCTCGGTATGCTTTCCTCTTGACCGGGAAAGCGAAGGCAATTTCGACACATCTTATTCGTGATGTCTTCGCGAAAGACGATTATTTCTTGCGTACAATACTGGAATCTTGAAAACAGATAGGGGAACACATTGGCAACATAATACAGTATACACATGTGTAAGTTGTGAGAACCTGCAAGGATTGCTAGCGAACGTAACAAGGGGTACACGGCTTCGAATGTCTTCAGTCAACACGTCAGGTATTGGAGGCCTACGTGAAGAGATTAGCTACCTAACATGATCCTTGGGTCCTTACCTCGGAAGAATGTTACCGGGGCCAATATCCAAGGGACCAGGTACAAACACAAAATGACTACTGCattttcaaaagaaacaagTGTTAATTGTACACATAATTTACAACCGCGGTGGAAGTGCTGTACAAAGGGTCACCATAATGATAGGGCCACCGGTTTATTGTGTGCAGCAAACCTGTCAGACAACTTTTTGCCCAGGGACCGTACAACAACTTCCACAGCACTTTCAAAGTCAAACTGCTCTCCTTACCTTTCTGCTATGTTTGGAAATTTACAAATGAGGTCTGCCAGATCGCGAAAGCCCTCTGAAAATCAAACGATGCTGGAGAAGGTGCGGGCACACATAAGGCAATTACGTTTTAACAGCCTGACGTGATTGGGACCGTATGGCATGGAGCAGAAATGACCGCACAAGACGAAAACGGTCGGAGGCATGTCCGAATAGCCGGTGAATAACGTTTGGAGTTTATCCATCACCTTTATAAAACACCGGAGCAATTAGCGCCGGAAAGAGAACCACGCGTTTTACCTTGGGATGATCGAGCCAAACTtctgagagaaaaacaaacatAGCGTCTTGATTATCCTTCTCTGCCTGAGCAAGGAGAGTCTGCGCGAAGACGGAACGTAAAGTAGACGACAATAAAATGACTGTTAGCTGACTGAGTGCTTAGCACATCTTTCGGACGATCCACCAAAGAAGTTCACGCTGCCAAAGTATTCCCTACACAAGAATCAAGTGACTAGCTTGTGAAGTCAAGCACGCAATAACCTTGTTTGGTTGGACGGCTCAGCCGGAGGAAATCCTAACGCAGACACGTGAAATATTTTGTCGTCGTACGTTCCTAAGATGAGGGATATAGTAAATACACTGCGTTGGACGTTGAGTACCCTCTGCCAGAACGAAACAGTTCTCCGTAAAAATGCCAGAATGAAAGACCTGAAGTAAGATTGTGTCTATAAATGATCACCGTAGGATCGATCGTACTTACGGCTTCTGCTATGTCCAGTTCAACGGTTCCCGTTGGATCTTCGATGAAATATTTTCCCTATATAAGGCGGTGAGAACGTCAATTCCAAATGCATTTCCTCTTCTCCAAATACTTCTTTCATCTGCGTCAACATTCCGAGGACGATGACTCTGCCCAGCTTCGCTGTCGTTCCCAGAAGATATTCGACGGTTTTGAGTTGAAATTTTCTCGTGTCTTGATGAGGAGCCGATCCGGGCACGGGCGGAATGAAGAGCCGATGGCGCATGGTACGCTTCAAACGAGAGAGAGTCGTTTAAACGAAGAAAGCCGCGGCACCCATACAACGTACCTGATACAAAATCATGTAACGTTCCTTAAAAAGGTCGGTTTTGGCATCAGCGCTGGCGTGAAGACAAGgtttcgacgccgaattcCTGTGACAGAGCACGTGGTTggtaaagagaaaaacgcgctAATAATCTAACAGTAAAAATTTCTTGCGATCATTATTATACACAAGTCTCGGAATGCTAGAGAAAGACGGTTACAATATAATGGATTCGGCGTTATCATACCTGAATGCATCAATGACCTGAAGAGTCTGATCACTTCACGTAAGAGAGACAGATATGAGCATGTATCACTAAGACATCGATAAAGCATTCCGTACTTTTCTTGTTCAGATGCAGTGCCGCATTCTTCGATGGCCAACTCAATGACTTCAAGATCGAGCAGCGATGACgtaactagaaaaaaatcacagATGTACATAGTACATCAACGTAAGGAACTAAACTGTCGGCCAAACAAGCACTAAGGTATCTCTCTTCGAATGCAATACATGTAATAACTATGTACTAGTAGGGTCCAAagcaaaatttctttctccaCGTCATAGCAATCCCAATCGTCCTCTCttcgaacgcgacgacgccaacgacgacgatccccCTTTCGCGCGTTCCAATTCCGCAACCGTGTCCTTCAACGTCGCAATTTCCCGTCGAAGCGCACCAATCACCTCCTCGGACCCTCGAATCCTTCTCTGCCATCCGACGACCGAATCcggttcgtcgacgtcccTTCGACGATCAAACGTCTTTTGCAATTTCAACAATTTCCCGTCGCAATCGAGTCGCACTTTCAAAATCTCGTCGTGATGCCgtttctcgatcgtctccAAATCGCGACGCAAATCGCGCACTTCGCCGCTCCtctcgcgaacgacgcgctcgagtcgattcgtcgcgcgctcggcgtcgcgcgtcaattcgtcgcgaagcgTTCGAATTTCGTCGGCGTGCGCTCGACGCGCGttcgcgagcgtcgtcgacgcgctctcGCGTTCGGCGCGTCCGTCGCGTTCGAGCGTCGCGATTTGAcgcgcgagcgcgtcgattcgttcgcgaaGGCGCcgattctcttcgtcgcgatcgaagcTGCGCGCGATTGCGTCGTGGAGACGCGCGATTTGCGCGCGCAGTTCGTTTGTCGTCTCGTTTGCCGACTTCGCGGCGGCTTGACTGAATTCGAGTTGGCGTCGCGCTATGCCTAATTCGAGCGCGAGGCTCTCGTTTTCGGACGCTTCGCGCGCGCCGGCGCTCAGCCACGCTTTGAATTCGGCTTCGAGGCTTTCCAAGTCGACttgtttgatttttgacgAGTCTTCCATTAGAACGACGTCATGTGGCGCGCTTTTGCATTGCGGGGCCCCGGATTAcgcgcgttttttcgttGTGTCTTTTGGACTTACGCGGTTGCTTTTGaatcacgtcgacgattttgtcCAGCCACATGTTTACTTCCGCGCGCGAAACTGGCGCCAATGCTTCGCAGAGACGTCTGGAAGCGTCGCTAGAAATAATTCCCGCCAAAAATGAGGACCAACGGGTAGCCGTCGAAAGGCAGGCAACGAGGCCTTGCCTCTAACCTTCGAAGAGAGAGACCGTGAAGCTTAAACGACGACAGAACCTTCGATTTTAGCTCGCCGGCCATCGCGAAAGTGGAAACGCGTCCGGGATGTTGGAGTCCCGTAATGGGCAGGgcctgacgtcacaacatCCGGAATTGTACTCAAGACATTCCGTTCTGTATTTGCGTCCCTTTTGGCTGTGCGCAGCGCGTCACAAACAGCATGGGTCGAATCGAATGGTCCATTTGGGCGAACGTGCAGGCCGTCTTCTCGACTTCTGGTGCAGGGAACCCCCGCGATGCGATTGAAAGTCTCACATcctctcgttcttttttcatCTCTCTAGCCATCCTGATGGGCGGCATTATTGGCTGTTTCGGTTTCCCCAACACATGGGCGGCCTACTACGCAATGTAAAACGGATCgcagacgagaaaacgaaaaagatgCTAGTGTTATTTTGTTAGAGCGCTATCGGTCGTTCTGTTTCTACTCGAATACCCCCGaggaaagagacgaaaaggGAGTACGCCAACCCGAATGTACGTGCACACGCCCCCCTCGTGAAACGACCAAATACTGTATACCCTATTCGCAGCTTTCAGCGATACTTCGAGGCCGTATATAAACCTCTTGGACCCCTTTACTCTATCTATTTCATTCGATTCGTTCTCTACATGGGGTACGTACTCACTCCTCTCCTCTCTCGTgtttgaattaattaattaataatatgtatatataggGCTTGCGTTCCGCTCTGCTTTTGCTTACCGACTATACTGGGCGCGATATTTTTGTTCTCGGCCGGCGTCCTCTATCTTGTTGTAAGACGAGTTTGAACTTGgatatagaaaaaaattgacgttttGTTCCATTGATAGGCTGCTCTGAATAATGAGAAATGGGCACCTGCTAGTGCACCCGTGCGTAgtacgacgacggcagcCCCGCGTGGAAAGATATCTGAACCACCCAGCCAGCCACCGCCGCGTGCAccaaagaaggagaaagaagaattaGAATGAATACTTGACGGTAGTTGTGTAGTACGTTTCCTGTTGTGATAGATGTGCGCATGTGTCTACTGTATACCATTGcattataaaaaatcaaatcgacAGGAGCACAAAgttaaaataaaaaatgacaaCAAAAGCCCAGTATCAATAGGCGCCTTACCttagcagaaaaaaaattggcgGGCGTCTCGTCAAGAAGAAAAGTGTTTGAATGTATCAGACAGTCTACTATAATTACTGGCatacgcgcgcgcgctctctCACTCTCACGACGCGCCGAAATGACCGGACCCTCGGCTCTTCGCACTCATTTTCAACTTCAACGCCTTCAGGTTGTCTTTCTCGAATTGGGTCTCCGGCGACTCGGCCTCGTATGACGACAAATAGAGCGCGTCCTCGGCGGCAACGGGCGCGGTCATGAGATAATTCAGCACGACCTTGTCGCGAGCGTAGTCGGGCACCAAACGCTTCCACGACATGAATTGAGTTATGAGTTGAGACATTTCCCAGAATTTCTTGAAATTGATTCGTCCGTCGGGAAGCTTGCTCGCTCGAACCTGATTCAGCACGTAGATGTCCTTGATGAGAAGCGAGAAGAACGGTATGACGCACtttttcgcgttcgtcggctcagtcgacgacgactcgacggCATTCGTCAATGCGCCGCGATACGACGCGAAATTGCTCGTCGGATCCATCTGCTGTTCGAGCTCATTGAAATCGGTTCCCGCCGGCAATTTCGACCACGTGCGCTTCAGACGCGACACAGGCGTCATATTGAGCCCACTCACGATGGCCATGAACGAGTTGAAGTTGCCCAGTCGAAAGCACgttcgcgcgacgtcgatgaaaaACTCGATGACGCGCACGCGATGCTTCGGCGTCTGCCCGCCGACGCAGATCtccgtcgcgacgagatACGAAAGCCGATTGAACCACTCGACGTACGCCTCgagattcgtcgtctttttcatgtcgcgaaacgccgtcgccgtcgtcgccttgtttccctcgtcgacgaacgcctGTATGAACTCCTCCGCGCCGATATTCGTCAGACGTTCCATCTCGATGTGAACGAGCTGTCGAGCGAgaacgtcggcgtcgtcgcacacgtcgacgatgtcgaTGTGTACGCCGTCCGCCTGCTTTTCCATCGACGCCGCTTCGGCGCGCGCGAGCATCGCCTCGTACTTGTCGAGCGTCGAGAGTTTCTTGATGAGACCCTGCATCACTTGACCGACGGAGTGACGAAGATcggcgctcgacgacgcgcacaGCTGCGTGATTTCCTTCAGATTACGCATCATGCGTTCGTCCCGAAAATCGTAGGCGAACATCTCCGTCCACTCGCTGACGAGTTGGACGAAATTCggactcggcgacgacgacgacgacgcgacgtcgttctcttcggcggcggcggcggcggcagcggcgacgaacgttCGATGTTGAAGCTGAAAAGCGCGCGAAACGCGCTGAAGCAAGTCGTAGGGTCGTATAAACAATCGCGAACAGAGCAGAAACGCGAAAATGAAAACGCGATCGGGATAatgattcgacgacggcgtcaaatGTCGAACGAGCGCGTCCAAAGTTCCCGCAATCAAATTCCCGTCTTCGTAATAGAGCATAtgagtcgccgccgccgacgccgccgacgccgagtCCACGCCCCCATTCTCCGAAACCCCGCCCTCTTCGACGGACGACGTGCTGCCCGTCGGCGAAATGCACATAATCGAACCGTCGCCGATACTCggctttcgacgcgatcgcttgCCGGACGGCTGATCGGCGTtgaaaatcgaatcgaagaTGCTCGGACGCGCTTTCGCCGTCTGCTTCATGCCGAGCGCCGGGACGCTTCGCTGCGATTTCTGCGGCTGCGTggcgcgacgaaaaacgttCACCGCCGCCTCTTGATACTCTTTATTCAAACGATCGTATTGCATTTGAAGTCGTTGGTAGTTCGCCTGCTGTTTTTCGAGACTGTCGCCGGCGAGAACGCCCGCGCTGCCGTCGCGATGGAGTCCCGTCGTTATTTCGGCTCTTAGAGCGTCCAGTTTGCGATGTTCCGCTTCGAGGAGTTTTGCCGTTACTTCCAATTGGACGGCGAAGAGGGATTTGGTCGTgtgcgacgccgacgccgcctcCGCGTCGCCCATAGCTGGCTATGGTCCCGGTTGTCTTGCGCTCGCGTGCCTTAGGGGCGGGGCGGGGAGACGCCGGTAAGTGAAGCTCCGTGGAGGGGCCCCCCCGATAGCGAGAGAATGAGTGCCGCGCCCGGATGCGTGTCGGGGGAATTtgtttcttatttttttgtagcgaGGGGGGACCGCGTGCCAAGAATCAGCGAGACGAGACGCGGGAGATTAGCAACGGTAGTTCTTTTCGTTTGCGATGTCTGTTTTTGAGTCTAATTGAACGTCGGTGAGCCGCCGTTGCGCTCTTATGTCTTTATTGGCTTGTCGCGCGCGGGAACGGCGGCGAATCATGGAATGGGTGTCTGGGCGGAACGGGCAGGGGGGCGGTGCTTCGGGGAGGGGGACCACTTCGCGTGTCTACGATTCCACTTACTTCGAAGAAATAAAGACGGTGCGCGCGCGATAGCGATGCAGGCGTGTCGATGGAAGACGCGATTGGGAGCAATTTCctctcgatttcgacgaaggGGGGCGAAAAGATAACGATGGCGCAAGCGCAGGAAGTTAAAAAGACGTCCCGGATGTTCTTTAGAACGTTTTAGCTGGTTTTAGCGATACGACAATGATTAGCTTACGTTTCATCGTACGACGTTGCGGACGGTGCTGCACGTTGTGCAACGTTGTAAAGATTCTTCTTATCGGGCCTTGTTTGCttttcttgctctttttGCTCCTCGTATTCCATCCTAAAATTGCGCCAGAGCGTTTTAATAAAGCATTGGGTCgctgcagcgacgacgaagacagacGATTCATAAACGACGTGGTAAGAAGAGATAAAACGGTCTAATTGTAGAGACAATTGCTAACATTGCCATCCCCCAGTGTCTCAACTTTAGCAAAGGCGTCATCAGTGGACCTCTCTGTCGTCCGTTGTGTCTAAACGGCGACATCGTTTATAAACATTGTCTCGGTCACGGTGGCAAGATTGTCATCGAAGCCCAATATGAGAACAGACCTGTCATTGTAAAAGCGTCCGAAAGGAGTGTCTTTCACTATTACGTACCTATTGAAGATGACCTGCTGCGACGTCTATCcgaacgagaaagagacaaaATGATTCGAGATGCCGTCTTTAGGCaagcaaacgacgtcatcaaaccTTTTTCAGTTGACGACAAAATGATggcaaaacgttttctgGGCGAGAAGAATCTGACTCTCGCCGACAGTCTGACACTATTCTCTCT
The Oscarella lobularis chromosome 3, ooOscLobu1.1, whole genome shotgun sequence DNA segment above includes these coding regions:
- the LOC136184815 gene encoding ribosome assembly protein METTL17, mitochondrial-like, which encodes MLVRVRRFILGRRKCTLRGPTRIRARPFVTFSRSAEEYPESYSLKTQRIPAALRTALEKLFRQYPRQSLQRDGVAFNRYLANRRTLTVNGLSGEWENVGQSGGPLTYRKYEGVLYAATWLPSSYAAIRRVLHEINAREGNFQPKSLLDFGSGIGTSVWAAHDLFGDTIKEYVCIDDSEEMNGLASYLLNGGEDKTDQLVPDHYISGMRFRRLLSSTFENSYDIVIALYTLGDLADLRQKRAVIRELWKQTGKFLVLLERGNLEGSRNILLARETILKKIRSQDSSNVGFVYAPCTHDLVCPHTTLVTKLPCHFGQRAELSLVETDSDYYKSYGYKLEKFSYVVFKKGDERPENSNYSLHRVIGPEKRRSGHVVCKLCTQQGHLVQTVVPKSKGRTLYKHSRQLKWGDHLLQPRGVELKFLDLYPRSSHEEGS
- the LOC136184817 gene encoding diphosphomevalonate decarboxylase-like is translated as MEVRSVTCSAPVNIAVVKYWGKRDEELILPVNSSLSVTLSQEHLKATTSIAVSESFERNRIWLNGREESIENPRLQKCLKLFEEIAPIPGHVHICSENNFPTAAGLASSAAGYACLVYAFAALYEKKHELHERGDLSRIARQGSGSACRSMFGGFVKWEMGSEPSGSDSIAIQVAPETHWPDMRILILVVSDQKKSTSSTSGMQRTVETSKLLEYRATSVVPERMRQMEEAIQSKNYVEFAELTMKDSNQFHAVCLDTYPPITYLNDTSKKVIQFITRYNQYKGVTTAAYTFDAGPNAVLYLENKSVHEILSLLKYYFWPLLENGNNSFVKGIPVECENPSKELLSAIGMDRSPGEIQYIIHTKPGPGPQLLDQSQSLLTPEGYPRFSQAVD
- the LOC136184814 gene encoding DNA polymerase epsilon subunit 2-like; amino-acid sequence: MAGELKSKVLSSFKLHGLSLRSDASRRLCEALAPVSRAEVNMWLDKIVDVIQKQPLTSSLLDLEVIELAIEECGTASEQENDQTLQVIDAFSIPRLVYNNDRKKFLLNSASKPCLHASADAKTDLFKERYMILYQRTMRHRLFIPPVPGSAPHQDTRKFQLKTVEYLLGTTAKLGRVIVLGMLTQMKEGKYFIEDPTGTVELDIAEAVFHSGIFTENCFVLAEGTYDDKIFHVSALGFPPAEPSNQTREYFGSVNFFGGSSERCAKHSTLLAQAEKDNQDAMFVFLSEVWLDHPKVMDKLQTLFTGYSDMPPTVFVLCGHFCSMPYGPNHVRLLKQGFRDLADLICKFPNIAESSHFVFVPGPLDIGPGNILPRPPIPDVLTEDIRSRVPLVTFASNPCRFQYCTQEIIVFREDITNKMCRNCLRFPGQEESIPSHLVKTITTQAHLCPLPLHVRPIYWSYDNALRVYPLPDLIVLADAYDPFQEEASDCRVINPGAFPKSKFQFKVYWPQKKLVENSQLPD
- the LOC136184820 gene encoding cytochrome b-245 light chain-like is translated as MGRIEWSIWANVQAVFSTSAILMGGIIGCFGFPNTWAAYYAIALSVVLFLLEYPRGKRRKGSTPTRIFQRYFEAVYKPLGPLYSIYFIRFVLYMGACVPLCFCLPTILGAIFLFSAGVLYLVAALNNEKWAPASAPVRSTTTAAPRGKISEPPSQPPPRAPKKEKEELE
- the LOC136184812 gene encoding ras-GEF domain-containing family member 1B-like, yielding MGDAEAASASHTTKSLFAVQLEVTAKLLEAEHRKLDALRAEITTGLHRDGSAGVLAGDSLEKQQANYQRLQMQYDRLNKEYQEAAVNVFRRATQPQKSQRSVPALGMKQTAKARPSIFDSIFNADQPSGKRSRRKPSIGDGSIMCISPTGSTSSVEEGGVSENGGVDSASAASAAATHMLYYEDGNLIAGTLDALVRHLTPSSNHYPDRVFIFAFLLCSRLFIRPYDLLQRVSRAFQLQHRTFVAAAAAAAAEENDVASSSSSPSPNFVQLVSEWTEMFAYDFRDERMMRNLKEITQLCASSSADLRHSVGQVMQGLIKKLSTLDKYEAMLARAEAASMEKQADGVHIDIVDVCDDADVLARQLVHIEMERLTNIGAEEFIQAFVDEGNKATTATAFRDMKKTTNLEAYVEWFNRLSYLVATEICVGGQTPKHRVRVIEFFIDVARTCFRLGNFNSFMAIVSGLNMTPVSRLKRTWSKLPAGTDFNELEQQMDPTSNFASYRGALTNAVESSSTEPTNAKKCVIPFFSLLIKDIYVLNQVRASKLPDGRINFKKFWEMSQLITQFMSWKRLVPDYARDKVVLNYLMTAPVAAEDALYLSSYEAESPETQFEKDNLKALKLKMSAKSRGSGHFGAS